A genome region from Taeniopygia guttata chromosome 5, bTaeGut7.mat, whole genome shotgun sequence includes the following:
- the POLD4 gene encoding DNA polymerase delta subunit 4 — MSRRAMEQPRRITDSFPRRRRRGPGRPPGRLKNKKDKDKDKVQLKVRDCPRAPSQPPPDPALMEMLRRFDLSWEYGPCTGITRLQRWERAQELGLSPPGLIRDALLEHRDNPDVTYSLWHEYEL, encoded by the exons ATGTCGCGCAGGGCCATGGAGCAGCCCCGGCGCATCACCGACTCCttcccgcggcggcggcggcggggcccggggcggCCCCCGGGCAGGCTCAAGAACAagaaggacaaggacaaggacaaggtgcagctgaaggtgcgGGACTGTCCCCGCGCCCCCTCGCAGCCCCCTCCGGACCCGGCGCTCATGGAGATGCTGCGGCGCTTCGACCTCTCCTGGGAATACGGACCCTGCACCG GGATCACCCGCCTGCAGCGCTGGGAGCGGGCAcaagagctggggctgagcccccccggcCTCATCCGTGATGCCCTCCTGGAGCACCGGGACAATCCCGATGTCACCTACAG CCTCTGGCACGAGTACGAGCTCTGA
- the LOC115495413 gene encoding glycine N-acyltransferase-like protein 3 isoform X2, translated as MLILRCPAQLQLLEETLRKSLPTTLPVLGTVMTVARGNPASHEVLVDSWPHFSIVLTRLRPEDHRDPRDYYTNQLSVFYRDKGALQALLEGTEAVTQERAFQILGMQDGLDEAVQEVASARGLKVETIRYRTLMSPEPPQPRRQMPPGLRLAPVSPSHVPLLNATWAQGGNARSGAFLLELVRTLPSACLLGPRGRPVSWSLLDGQGCLRHGYTVPAWRGHGLSGLPLAVLGRELHARGFPIYCSVLPQNTASLHALQAVGFVLQPGTFYMILGTPK; from the exons ATGCTGATCCTGaggtgcccagcccagctgcagctcctggaggagaCCCTGCGGAAGAGCCTGCCCACCACCCTGCCG GTCTTGGGGACTGTGATGACAGTGGCCAGGGGGAACCCGGCCTCCCATGAGGTGTTGGTGGACTCCTGGCCCCATTTCAGCATTGTCCTGACCCGCCTGCGCCCAGAG GaccacagggaccccagggaCTACTACACCAACCAGCTGTCTGTGTTCTACCGGGACAAGGGAgccctgcaggctctgctggaGGGCACTGAGGCGGTGACCCAGGAAAGAGCCTTCCAGATTCTGG ggatgcaggatggGCTGGACGAGGCCGTGCAGGAGGTGGCCAGTGCCAGAGGGCTGAAGGTGGAGACGATCCGGTACCGGACACTGATgagccctgagcccccccagccccgcaggCA GATGCCCCCTGGCCTGCGCCTGGCGCCTGTTTCCCCGTCCCACGTCCCGCTGCTCAACGCCACGTGGGCCCAGGGGGGCAATGCCCGCAGTGGGGCgttcctgctggagctggtgcGGACGCTGccctctgcctgcctgctggGCCCGCGCGGCCGCCCGGTGTCCTGGAGCCTGCTGGACGGGCAGGGCTGCCTGCGCCACGGCTACACGGTGCCCGCCTGGCGTGGGCACGGCCTCAGCGGGCTCCCGCTGGCCGTGCTGGGCCGGGAGCTGCACGCCCGCGGCTTCCCCATCTACTGCTCCGTGCTGCCCCAAAACACGGCCTCGCTGCACGCCCTGCAGGCCGTCGGCTTCGTGCTCCAGCCCGGAACCTTCTACATGATCCTGGGCACCCCAAAGTAG
- the ANKRD13D gene encoding ankyrin repeat domain-containing protein 13D, producing MARPAETFPLHRLVWHNRHQALDSALRAGTHDVELTDPRGRTPLELAVSLGHLESVRVLLRHNANVGRENANGWTVLQEAVSTGDPEMVQLVLQYRDYQRATRRLAGIPELLSKLRRASDFYVEMKWEFTSWVPLVSKVCPSDVYRVWKRGESLRVDTTLLGFEHMTWQRGRRSYIFKGEDEGAVVMEVDHDKQVVYTETLALALHEPELLLAAMQPTEEHVAGRLTSPIVSTHLDTRNIAFERNKSGIWGWRSEKMEVVSGYEAKVYSASNVELVTKTRTEHLSDQDKSRSKGSKTPFHSFLGIAQQHGTHNGAPVLQAASPTNPTAITPEEYFDPHFDLETRNIGRPIEMSSKVQRFKATLWLCEQHPLSLAEQVTPIIDLMAISNAHFAKLRDFITLKLPPGFPVKIEIPLFHVLNARITFSNLCGCDQPLGSVRICAPQEPSGTHPPGTQPSGPRAWPFPCEVEAGMFEVPAGYTVLGAGRSEPLRDEDDDLLQFAIQQSLLDAGTETDQVTIWEALTNTRPGAEPPPYDEDLQLERALQESMLLQAGPSTEPPAAGSPPGAGGGSPPGPPGYGSFAEQLRLAMALSEREQEERERRRREEDEELQRILRLSLTEK from the exons ATGGCCCGGCCCGCCGAGACCTTCCCGCTGCACCGGCTCGTCTGGCACAACCGGCACCAGGCGCTGGACAGCGCCCTGCGCGCGGGGACG CACGACGTGGAGCTGACAGACCCGCGGGGCCGGACGCCCCTGGAGCTGGCCGTGTCTCTGGGCCACCTGGAGTCCGTGCGGGTGCTGCTGCGGCACAACGCCAACGTGGGCCGGGAGAATGCCAACGGATGGACGG tgctgcaggaggcGGTGAGCACGGGGGACCCCGAGATGGTGCAGCTGGTGCTCCAGTACCGTGACTACCAGCGGGCGACGCGGCGCCTCGCCGGCATccctgagctgctcagcaaaCTGCGGCGG GCATCCGACTTCTACGTGGAGATGAAGTGGGAGTTCACGAGCTGGG TGCCCCTGGTGTCCAAGGTGTGTCCCAGTGACGTGTACCGCGTGTGGAAGCGCGGCGAGAGCCTGCGGGTGGACACCACCCTGCTGGGCTTCGAGCACATGACGtggcagcgcggccgccgcaGCTACATCTTCAAGGGGGAAG ACGAGGGGGCCGTGGTGATGGAGGTGGACCACGACAAGCAGGTGGTGTACACGGAGACGCTGGCGCTGGCCCTGCACGAGCCCGAGCTGCTGCTGGCGGCCATGCAGCCCACCGAGGAGCACGTGGCCGGCCGGCTCACCTCACCCATCGTCTCCACACACCTGGACACCCGGAACATCGCCTTCGAgag GAACAAGTCTGGGATCTGGGGCTGGCGCTCGGAGAAGATGGAGGTGGTCAGCGGCTACGAGGCCAAG GTGTACAGTGCCAGCAACGTGGAGCTGGTCACCAAGACCAGGACGGAGCATCTCTCTGACCAGGACAAGTCACGCAGCAAAG GCTCCAAGACCCCCTTCCACTCCTTCCTGGGCATTGCGCAGCAGCACGGCACCCACAACGGG GCACCTGTCCTGCAGGCTGCCAGCCCCACCAACCCCACGGCCATCACCCCCGAGGAGTACTTCGACCCCCACTTTGACCTGGAGACCCGCAACATCGGGCGCCCCATCGAGATGTCCAGCAAGGTGCAGAG GTTCAAGGCGACGCTGTGGCTGTGCGAGCAGCACCCGCTGTCGCTGGCGGAGCAGGTGACGCCCATCATCGACCTCATGGCCATCTCCAACGCCCACTTCGCCAAACTGCGCGACTTCATCACCCTCAAGCTGCCCCCTGGCTTCCCCGTCAAGATCG AGATCCCCCTGTTCCACGTGCTCAACGCCCGCATCACCTTCAGCAACCTGTGTGGGTGTGAccagcccctgggctccgtgcGGATCTGCGCCCCTCAGGAGCCCTCTGGCACCCACCCCCCTGGCACCCAGCCCTCCGGGCCCAGAG CATGGCCGTTCCCGTGCGAGGTGGAGGCGGGCATGTTCGAGGTGCCCGCGGGGTACACGGTGCTGGGCGCGGGGCGCAGCGAGCCCCTGCGCGATGAGGACGACGACCTGCTGCAGTTCGCCATCCAGCAGAGCCTGCTGGACGCCGGCACCGAGACCGACCAG GTGACCATCTGGGAGGCGCTGACCAACACGCGCCccggcgcggagccgccgccctACGATGAGGACCTGCAGCTGGAAAG GGCGCTGCAGGAGAGcatgctgctgcaggctgggccCAGCACCGAGCCCCCAGCTGCCGGGAGCCCCCCAGGCGCAGGTGGCGGGAGCCCCCCTGGTCCCCCCGGCTACGGCAGCTTCGCGGAGCAGCTGCGCCTGGCCATGGCGCTGTCGGAGcgggagcaggaggagcgggagcggcggcggcgggaggaggacgaggagcTCCAGCGCATCCTGCGCCTCTCCCTCACCGAGAAGTAG
- the LOC115495410 gene encoding glycine N-acyltransferase-like protein 3, protein MKILTCSAQLQQLEGILRKSLPLALPVFGAVLNINRGNPGHSEVLVDKWPEFRAVLARPSGKVPVNDGYWNTQAAFYRDLGAYRELLETPGCLPWDAAFTLIGLQDGLATVSQDLAGRKGVELNIVEYYSYWHPDPSTMPEPRPAPGVRVGSLSPSHVDLLNQTWPYGGNARSRRFLAEILGRFPQVCLQDGSGQPVAWVLTDHFGTGTHSYTLPEHRRRGHMQVALTLAAQRAHARGFPTFGHTALGNRPMQRLQELLGHRRLPGLCRYILHNPGLHRDGP, encoded by the exons ATGAAGATCTTGACGtgctcagcccagctgcagcagctggaggggatCCTGAGGAAGAGCCTGCCCCTCGCCCTGCCG gTCTTTGGGGCAGTGCTGAACATCAACCGGGGCAATCCTGGCCACTCTGAGGTGCTGGTGGACAAGTGGCCTGAATTCCGTGCCGTGCTGGCCCGGCCCAGTGGAAAG gtgccgGTGAACGACGGCTACTGGAACACGCAGGCGGCGTTTTACCGGGACCTGGGGGCGTAccgggagctgctggagacTCCCGGCTGCCTGCCCTGGGACGCTGCCTTCACCCTCATCG GGCTACAGGACGGGCTGGCCACGGTGTCCCAGGACCTGGCGGGGAGGAAGGGTGTGGAGCTGAACATTGTCGAGTACTACTCCTACTGGCATCCTGACCCCAGCACCATGCCTGAGCCCCG GCCAGCCCCCGGGGTGCGTGTGGGCTCCCTGAGCCCGTCGCACGTGGACCTGCTCAACCAGACATGGCCCTATGGGGGGAACGCCCGCAGCCGGCGCTTCCTGGCTGAGATTTTGGGGCGCTTCCCGCAAGTCTGCCTGCAGGACGGCAGCGGGCAGCCCGTCGCCTGGGTGCTGACGGATCATTTCGGGACGGGCACCCACAGCTACACCCTGCCTGAGCACCGGCGGCGCGGCCACATGCAGGTGGCACTGACGCTGGCGGCGCAGCGGGCGCACGCCCGCGGGTTCCCCACCTTCGGGCACACGGCGCTGGGGAACCGGCCCATGCAgcggctgcaggagctgctgggccacCGGCGCCTGCCCGGGCTCTGCCGCTACATCCTGCACAATCCCGGCCTGCACAGGGACGGGCCCTGA
- the CLCF1 gene encoding cardiotrophin-like cytokine factor 1 — MLNVTGELSGDSWGIFTFLCAALCNLPALPALNCSEELGAGQSIQQTYDLTRYLEHQLRTLAGTYLNYLGPPFNEPDFNPPRLARAERVPSATVDLDLWRGLTDNARLAANYRAYSRLLCYLRVLDGQVGTAELRHRLAHFCASLQGLVLSIGGVMSSLGYPLPAGPAGPPAPPGAPAAPNDFLKKMDDFWLLKELQTWLWRSAKDFNRLKKKVPPAVVTLRLEARGF, encoded by the exons ATGCTAAATGTAACCGGGGAGCTCTCAG GTGACTCTTGGGGGATCTTCACCTTCCTGTGCGCCGCGCTTTGCAACCTGCCGGCGCTGCCGGCGCTGAACTGCTCCGAGGAGCTGGGTGCCGGCCAGTCCATCCAGCAGACGTACGACCTGACCCGCTACCTGGAGCACCAGCTCCGCACCCTCGCCGGCACCTAC ctGAACTACCTGGGGCCCCCCTTCAATGAGCCCGACTTCAACCCCCCGCGGCTGGCACGGGCCGAGCGGGTGCCCAGCGCCACCGTGGACCTGGACCTGTGGCGGGGCCTGACGGACAACGCCCGCCTGGCCGCCAACTACCGGGCCTACAGCCGCCTGCTCTGCTACCTGCGCGTGCTGGACGGGCAGGTGGGCACGGCCGAGCTGCGCCACCGCCTCGCCCACTTCTGCGCCAGCCTCCAGGGGCTGGTGCTCAGCATCGGCGGCGTCATGTCCTCGCTGGGCTACCCGCtgcccgccggccccgccgggccccccgcgccccccggcGCGCCCGCGGCccccaatgacttcctgaagAAGATGGATGATTTCTGgctgctgaaggagctgcagacCTGGCTCTGGCGCTCGGCCAAGGACTTCAACCGCCTCAAGAAGAAGGTGCCGCCCGCTGTGGTCACCCTGCGGCTGGAGGCGAGGGGGTTCTGA
- the SSH3 gene encoding protein phosphatase Slingshot homolog 3, translating to MALVTVRRAGGSAGGPAEEDAPRRGQLQRRQSFVMVKGAARLLPAEEPPPAEPPPAEPPCQAPGQQEQHLHLMMQLLRPQDAIRLAVRLESARPRRVRYLLLVRPEEAGAEAETALLGVDFAHEGATRCTLGMVLPLWSDTQVFLDGDGGFSVTSGGQTRIFKPISVQTMWAVLQELHLACEDAARGGHIPGGPALAWARGYAAALGSEQSCLNEWLAMADLESVRPASPTPLRPATPELSEQAVRALLREVMATADLENVTSKEVREELERRTGHSLAEHKDFIDNEMLLVLAQMDRPSRVFPHLFLGSEWNAANLEELQQNRVTHILNVAREIDNFFPALFTYMNVRVYDEEAAELLPHWNDTFLFLSRVRAAGGRALVHCRMGLSRSAATVLAYAMKEFGWPLERALRHVRHCRPGVLPNPGFMRQLDFYQGILSASRHSSLWEPRAAEQAPHPEEDTVRDTSGLSLLSSPLASPQPSEEDAAGGGLLGASRRPRISLCSVMRSISLLENPEPPELLGEPLAEDVFEATEEAECPSPRSRPSSRPRRVVRQASLDGVPGPFCDHTHSDGHTQCHTHAPGHTHTDEPTP from the exons atGGCGCTGGTGACGgtgcggcgggcggggggctcCGCCGGGGGCCCCGCG GAGGAAGATGCTCCCAGACGTGGCCAACTGCAGCGACG GCAAAGCTTTGTCATGGTCAAGGGGGCAGCGCGGCTCCTGCCTGCGGAGGAGCCCCCCCCGGCCGAGCCCCCCCCAGCCGAGCCCCCCTGCCAGGCCCcgggacagcaggagcagcacctgcacCTCATGATGCAGCTGCTGCGCCCCCAGGACGCCATCCGGCTG GCGGTGCGGCTGGAGtcggcgcggccgcggcgggtGCGGTACCTGCTGCTGGtgcggccggaggaggcgggAGCCGAGGCCGAGACGGCGCTGCTGGGAGTGGATTTCGCCCACGAGGG ggCCACCCGCTGCACCCTGGGCATGGTGCTGCCCCTCTGGAGCGACACCCAGGTGTTCCTCGACGGCGACGG GGGGTTCAGTGTGACATCGGGGGGACAGACACGCATCTTCAAGCCCATCTCTGTGCAGACCATGTG GGccgtgctgcaggagctgcacctCGCCTGCGAAGACGCAGCCCGCGGCGGGCACATCCCTGGTGGCCCCGCGCTGGCCTGGGCCCGCGGCTACGCAGCGGCGCTGGGCTCGGAGCAGAGCTGCCTCAACGAGTGGCTGGCCATGGCCGACCTCGAGTCCGTGCGCCCCGCCTCGCCCACGCCCCTCCG GCCAGCCACGCCGGAGCTGTCGGAGCAGGCGGTGCGGGCGCTGCTGCGGGAGGTGATGGCCACCGCCGACCTGGAGAATGTCACATCCAAGGAG GTGCGGGAGGAGCTGGAGCGGCGCACGGGGCACAGCCTGGCCGAGCACAAGGATTTCATCGACAACGAgatgctgctggtgctggcGCAGATGGATCGGCCTTCCCGTGTCTTCCCGCACCTCTTCCTG GGCTCCGAGTGGAACGCAGCCaacctggaggagctgcagcagaataG GGTCACCCACATCCTGAACGTGGCGCGGGAGATCGACAACTTCTTCCCGGCGCTGTTCACGTACATGAACGTGCGGGTGTACGATGAGGAGGCGGCTGAGCTCCTGCCCCACTGGAACGAcactttcctcttcctctcccgCGTCCG GGCAGCGGGAGGCCGGGCGCTGGTGCACTGCCGGATGGGGCTGAGCCGCTCGGCCGCCACGGTGCTGGCCTACGCCATGAAGGAGTTCGGCTGGCCCCTGGAGCGGGCGCTGCGGCACGTCCGGCACTGCCGGCCCGGGGTCCTGCCCAACCCCGGCTTCATGCGCCAGCTCGACTTCTACCAGGGCATCCTGAGCGCCAG CCGGCACAGCAGCCTGTGGGAGCCCCGGGCGGCCGAGCAGGCACCGCACCCCGAAGAGGATACCGTGAGGGACACAagtggcctgtccctgctgtcctccCCGCTGGCGTCCCCGCAGCCCTCCGAGGAGGACGCAGCCGGTGGGGGTCTGCTGGGGGCCTCCCGGCGCCCCCGCATCTCCCTGTGCTCTGTCATGCGGAGCATCAGCCTGCTGGAGaaccccgagccccccgagctgCTGGGGGAGCCCCTGGCCGAGGAT GTGTTTGAGGCCACGGAGGAAGCAGAGTGTCCCTCCCCGAGGTCACGACCCTCGTCTCGCCCGCGCCGGGTGGTGCGCCAGGCCAGCCTGGATGGTGTCCCCGGCCCGTTTTGTGACCACACCCACAGCGATGGCCACACCCAGTGCCACACCCATGCGCCTGGCCACACCCACACGGATGAACCCACTCCCTAA
- the LOC115495413 gene encoding uncharacterized protein isoform X3, whose product MLILRCPAQLQLLEETLRKSLPTTLPVTATPRIPLSPLPCPASDRGLGDPSVPPSLPVMRTPGTPLSPHPCPVSVADSRDPSVPVPCPLSSALPVMRTLGPLCLPTCPGGDKDPSVPSPLPCCRPQGRNCSLSPAGEGTRGTLSTPLSPLPCPTGDNDLVVQVLGTVMTVARGNPASHEVLVDSWPHFSIVLTRLRPEDHRDPRDYYTNQLSVFYRDKGALQALLEGTEAVTQERAFQILGWAGRGRAGGGQCQRAEGGDDPVPDTDEP is encoded by the exons ATGCTGATCCTGaggtgcccagcccagctgcagctcctggaggagaCCCTGCGGAAGAGCCTGCCCACCACCCTGCCGGTGACAGCCACCCCGAGgatccctctgtcccctctgccctgtcctgctaGTGACAGAGGCCTTGGggacccctctgtccctccctctCTGCCGGTGATGAGGACCCCGGGGACTCCTTTGTCCCCTCACCCTTGTCCTGTCAGTGTTGCTGATTCCCGggacccctctgtccctgtcccctgtcccctctcctctgCCTTACCAGTGATGAGGACCCTGGGACCCCTCTGCCTCCCCACCTGCCCTGGTGGTGACAAGGACCCCTCTGttccctctcccctgccctgctgcagacCCCAGGGACGAAATTGCTCCCTCTCCCCTGCTGGTGAGGGGACCAGAGGGACTCTGAGCACCCCTTTGTCCCCTCTCCCCTGTCCTACAGGTGACAATGACCTTGTTGTGCAGGTCTTGGGGACTGTGATGACAGTGGCCAGGGGGAACCCGGCCTCCCATGAGGTGTTGGTGGACTCCTGGCCCCATTTCAGCATTGTCCTGACCCGCCTGCGCCCAGAG GaccacagggaccccagggaCTACTACACCAACCAGCTGTCTGTGTTCTACCGGGACAAGGGAgccctgcaggctctgctggaGGGCACTGAGGCGGTGACCCAGGAAAGAGCCTTCCAGATTCTGG gatggGCTGGACGAGGCCGTGCAGGAGGTGGCCAGTGCCAGAGGGCTGAAGGTGGAGACGATCCGGTACCGGACACTGATgagccctga
- the LOC115495413 gene encoding glycine N-acyltransferase-like protein 3 isoform X1, giving the protein MLILRCPAQLQLLEETLRKSLPTTLPVTATPRIPLSPLPCPASDRGLGDPSVPPSLPVMRTPGTPLSPHPCPVSVADSRDPSVPVPCPLSSALPVMRTLGPLCLPTCPGGDKDPSVPSPLPCCRPQGRNCSLSPAGEGTRGTLSTPLSPLPCPTGDNDLVVQVLGTVMTVARGNPASHEVLVDSWPHFSIVLTRLRPEDHRDPRDYYTNQLSVFYRDKGALQALLEGTEAVTQERAFQILGMQDGLDEAVQEVASARGLKVETIRYRTLMSPEPPQPRRQMPPGLRLAPVSPSHVPLLNATWAQGGNARSGAFLLELVRTLPSACLLGPRGRPVSWSLLDGQGCLRHGYTVPAWRGHGLSGLPLAVLGRELHARGFPIYCSVLPQNTASLHALQAVGFVLQPGTFYMILGTPK; this is encoded by the exons ATGCTGATCCTGaggtgcccagcccagctgcagctcctggaggagaCCCTGCGGAAGAGCCTGCCCACCACCCTGCCGGTGACAGCCACCCCGAGgatccctctgtcccctctgccctgtcctgctaGTGACAGAGGCCTTGGggacccctctgtccctccctctCTGCCGGTGATGAGGACCCCGGGGACTCCTTTGTCCCCTCACCCTTGTCCTGTCAGTGTTGCTGATTCCCGggacccctctgtccctgtcccctgtcccctctcctctgCCTTACCAGTGATGAGGACCCTGGGACCCCTCTGCCTCCCCACCTGCCCTGGTGGTGACAAGGACCCCTCTGttccctctcccctgccctgctgcagacCCCAGGGACGAAATTGCTCCCTCTCCCCTGCTGGTGAGGGGACCAGAGGGACTCTGAGCACCCCTTTGTCCCCTCTCCCCTGTCCTACAGGTGACAATGACCTTGTTGTGCAGGTCTTGGGGACTGTGATGACAGTGGCCAGGGGGAACCCGGCCTCCCATGAGGTGTTGGTGGACTCCTGGCCCCATTTCAGCATTGTCCTGACCCGCCTGCGCCCAGAG GaccacagggaccccagggaCTACTACACCAACCAGCTGTCTGTGTTCTACCGGGACAAGGGAgccctgcaggctctgctggaGGGCACTGAGGCGGTGACCCAGGAAAGAGCCTTCCAGATTCTGG ggatgcaggatggGCTGGACGAGGCCGTGCAGGAGGTGGCCAGTGCCAGAGGGCTGAAGGTGGAGACGATCCGGTACCGGACACTGATgagccctgagcccccccagccccgcaggCA GATGCCCCCTGGCCTGCGCCTGGCGCCTGTTTCCCCGTCCCACGTCCCGCTGCTCAACGCCACGTGGGCCCAGGGGGGCAATGCCCGCAGTGGGGCgttcctgctggagctggtgcGGACGCTGccctctgcctgcctgctggGCCCGCGCGGCCGCCCGGTGTCCTGGAGCCTGCTGGACGGGCAGGGCTGCCTGCGCCACGGCTACACGGTGCCCGCCTGGCGTGGGCACGGCCTCAGCGGGCTCCCGCTGGCCGTGCTGGGCCGGGAGCTGCACGCCCGCGGCTTCCCCATCTACTGCTCCGTGCTGCCCCAAAACACGGCCTCGCTGCACGCCCTGCAGGCCGTCGGCTTCGTGCTCCAGCCCGGAACCTTCTACATGATCCTGGGCACCCCAAAGTAG